A region from the Triticum urartu cultivar G1812 chromosome 1, Tu2.1, whole genome shotgun sequence genome encodes:
- the LOC125533370 gene encoding probable calcium-binding protein CML11, with protein sequence MSEAPATTAAAGDDPDATATANQQQQQQAQAQAQPETQDDADQLSELRQIFRSFDRNKDGSLTQLELGSLLRSLGLKPSTDELDALIHRADTNSNGLVEFSEFVALVSPELLDDRSPYSEDQLRRLFEIFDRDGNGFITAAELAHSMAKLGHALTAKELTGMIEEADTDGDGRINFREFSRAITAAAFDNVFS encoded by the coding sequence ATGAGCGAGGCACCCGCGacgaccgccgccgccggagacgaccctgacgccaccgccaccgccaatcagcagcagcagcagcaggcgCAGGCGCAGGCGCAGCCCGAGACGCAGGACGACGCGGACCAGCTGTCGGAGTTGCGGCAGATCTTCCGGTCCTTCGACCGCAACAAGGACGGCAGCCTGACGCAGCTGGAGCTGGGCTCCCTCCTCCGCTCCCTCGGCCTCAAGCCCAGCACCGACGAGCTCGACGCCCTCATCCACCGCGCCGACACCAACTCCAACGGCCTCGTCGAGTTCTCCGAGTTCGTCGCCCTCGTCTCCCCCGAACTCCTCGACGACCGTTCCCCCTACTCCGAGGACCAGCTCCGCAGGCTCTTCGAGATCTTCGACCGCGACGGCAACGGCTTCATCACCGCCGCCGAGCTCGCGCACTCCATGGCCAAGCTCGGCCACGCGCTCACCGCCAAGGAGCTCACCGGAATGATCGAGGAGGCCGACACTGACGGCGACGGCCGGATCAACTTCCGTGAGTTCTCCCGCGccatcaccgccgccgccttcgaCAACGTCTTCTCCTGA